One region of [Limnothrix rosea] IAM M-220 genomic DNA includes:
- the glpK gene encoding glycerol kinase GlpK: MANSKYVMALDLGTTGNRALIFNAAGDIVAQAYKELPQHYPQPGWVEHDGMDIWQDAQTVMQQAMRENNIAPTEIASIGLTVQRETCLLWDKTTGKPLHNAIVWQDRRTADFCSKLSAAGKASAIYDKTGLVLDAYFSATKLNWLLDWAKKNSDINLDHVLAGTVDTWALWNLTGGKVHATDHSNASRTMLLNLNTQNWDAELLDLFGIPASMMPKVQSSLGVFGYTDPALFGAEIPIAAIFGDQQAALYAHGCDRPGLLKCTYGTGAFLVAHTGDQITRSQHKLLTTIACTQLNADQTKTEVGYALEGSMFTAGACVQWLRDGLEIIKSASETEGLALSVPDNGGAYFVPALSGLGAPHWDMAARGAFLGITRGVGKAHMVRAVLEAIAYQAKEVVDAINEDSGTPIKELKVDGGACQNNFLMQFQADVLGIPVERPAVLDATAQGAAFAAGLAVGFWDSYEKLVGDRQIDRVFTPGNGAAAAQANFATWQKAVERAKDWI, encoded by the coding sequence ATGGCAAACTCAAAATATGTAATGGCGTTAGATCTCGGCACAACTGGTAACCGAGCCCTCATTTTTAACGCAGCCGGCGACATCGTTGCCCAAGCCTACAAAGAATTACCCCAGCATTATCCCCAGCCCGGTTGGGTTGAGCATGATGGGATGGATATTTGGCAAGATGCCCAAACCGTGATGCAGCAAGCGATGCGGGAAAATAATATTGCTCCCACCGAGATTGCTTCCATTGGGCTGACCGTACAGCGCGAGACCTGTTTACTCTGGGATAAAACCACCGGCAAACCCCTCCACAACGCCATTGTGTGGCAAGATCGCCGCACCGCAGATTTTTGTAGCAAACTCAGTGCAGCAGGCAAAGCCAGTGCAATTTACGACAAAACGGGTTTAGTCTTAGACGCTTATTTCTCCGCGACAAAACTCAATTGGTTATTGGATTGGGCGAAAAAAAATAGTGACATCAATTTAGACCATGTTCTTGCTGGAACCGTTGACACTTGGGCTTTGTGGAATCTCACTGGCGGCAAAGTTCACGCCACGGATCACAGTAACGCCAGCCGGACAATGTTACTCAATCTCAACACGCAAAATTGGGATGCGGAACTACTGGATTTATTTGGAATTCCCGCGTCAATGATGCCCAAGGTGCAATCGAGTTTAGGCGTTTTTGGTTACACCGATCCCGCTTTATTCGGTGCAGAAATTCCCATTGCCGCCATCTTTGGGGATCAACAGGCAGCCCTCTATGCCCATGGTTGCGATCGCCCCGGTTTGTTGAAATGTACCTATGGCACGGGGGCGTTTTTAGTGGCTCACACGGGTGATCAAATTACGCGATCCCAGCACAAACTGTTAACTACCATTGCCTGCACCCAGCTCAATGCCGATCAGACGAAAACCGAGGTGGGTTATGCCCTTGAGGGGAGCATGTTTACCGCTGGAGCTTGTGTCCAATGGTTGCGGGATGGTCTAGAAATTATTAAATCTGCCAGCGAAACGGAAGGACTTGCTTTGTCTGTGCCCGATAATGGCGGCGCATATTTTGTGCCTGCCCTGAGCGGTTTGGGTGCGCCCCACTGGGATATGGCGGCAAGGGGAGCATTTCTAGGGATTACCCGTGGCGTTGGGAAAGCCCATATGGTTCGCGCAGTACTGGAGGCGATCGCCTACCAAGCCAAGGAAGTAGTTGACGCGATTAATGAAGATTCCGGCACACCGATTAAAGAACTTAAGGTCGATGGCGGTGCTTGCCAAAACAATTTTTTGATGCAGTTCCAAGCCGATGTGTTGGGGATTCCCGTGGAACGTCCCGCCGTGCTCGATGCCACCGCCCAAGGCGCAGCTTTTGCCGCAGGTTTAGCCGTGGGTTTCTGGGATAGTTACGAAAAACTGGTGGGCGATCGCCAAATTGATCGCGTATTTACCCCCGGTAACGGAGCCGCCGCCGCCCAAGCAAACTTTGCGACATGGCAAAAAGCCGTGGAACGCGCCAAAGACTGGATTTAA
- a CDS encoding ABC transporter ATP-binding protein gives MASVTFEQVTKQFGDYTAVNNLNLEIADGEFLVFVGPSGCGKTTSLRLLAGLETISSGNIWIGDRPVNQLSPKDRDIAMVFQSYALYPHMSVFENMAFSLQLQGNSKADIKKRVQSAAAQLGIETLLHRKPKELSGGQRQRVAVGRAIVRQPAVFLMDEPLSNLDAKLRVQARKEISKLQHDLKTTFIYVTHDQVEAMTMGDRIAVMKDGILQQVDSPANLYNNPANKFVASFIGSPAMNFFEIEQTTAAGNPVLKIGDQTLPLPSSVNLGNNPVTLGIRPENIYHPQYLPPDIHSIKISAIVNLIEMMGNELIVYLQTSDNIEFVARIDPRAEVAEGQELSWLFDTERLYFFDRDMETVLA, from the coding sequence ATGGCAAGCGTAACCTTCGAACAGGTAACCAAACAATTTGGCGACTACACCGCCGTTAATAACCTAAATTTAGAAATTGCCGATGGAGAATTTCTGGTGTTTGTGGGGCCATCCGGCTGCGGTAAAACCACGTCATTGCGGCTATTAGCAGGCTTAGAAACCATTAGCTCCGGTAACATCTGGATCGGCGATCGCCCCGTAAATCAACTGTCCCCAAAAGATCGTGACATTGCGATGGTGTTCCAATCCTACGCCCTGTATCCCCACATGAGCGTCTTTGAAAATATGGCCTTTAGCTTGCAATTGCAGGGCAATTCCAAAGCCGACATCAAAAAACGAGTCCAAAGTGCCGCAGCGCAGCTTGGCATCGAAACATTATTGCACCGTAAACCCAAAGAATTATCCGGCGGCCAACGGCAACGAGTGGCAGTCGGGCGGGCGATCGTGCGGCAACCAGCGGTTTTTCTGATGGATGAACCCCTATCGAACCTCGACGCAAAATTGCGGGTACAGGCGCGGAAGGAAATTAGTAAATTGCAACATGATCTCAAAACAACTTTTATTTACGTCACCCACGACCAAGTAGAAGCCATGACCATGGGCGATCGCATTGCCGTGATGAAAGACGGCATTTTGCAGCAAGTCGATAGCCCCGCCAATCTCTATAACAATCCCGCTAATAAATTTGTGGCGAGTTTTATCGGGAGTCCAGCCATGAACTTTTTTGAAATTGAGCAGACCACCGCAGCCGGTAATCCTGTCCTCAAAATTGGCGATCAAACCCTTCCTCTGCCTAGCTCAGTAAATCTTGGTAATAATCCTGTCACCCTCGGTATCCGTCCCGAAAATATTTACCACCCCCAATATTTGCCGCCGGATATTCATAGCATCAAAATCTCGGCGATCGTTAACCTAATCGAAATGATGGGCAACGAACTCATCGTCTATTTACAAACCTCTGACAACATCGAATTTGTCGCGCGCATCGATCCTCGTGCTGAGGTGGCGGAAGGACAAGAGCTATCTTGGCTATTCGATACAGAGCGGCTGTACTTTTTTGATCGCGATATGGAAACCGTTCTAGCCTAA
- a CDS encoding ABC transporter substrate-binding protein, which produces MKTFFSQFQLNSTAKYLTPLLAGSMLLASCQPADQAGGGGGENDQPQVTILGVMIGEQQEKVEAALAPFTEETGIEVVYEGTDSFATTLPIRVDSGSPPDLAMFPQPGLMADFAREGMMIPLTEFMTEEELAAAYDQAWIDLGTVDGDVYGAWYRASVKSLVWYNPEQFDANGYEVPMSWDEMLALSDQIVSEGKTPWCLGMESGDATGWVGTDWVEEIMLRTASPETYDQWISHEIPFNDPAVKNAVDKFGEIARNEEYIYGGMVGALSTPFGDSIRGLFGEEPNCYLHKQGNFIAAFLPEDIDTASEVGIFPLPSIDPAYGLPVLVAGDVFGMFNDTPEARQLMEYLTTKIPHEVAAELGGYISPRKDIDPALYPDDLTRVQAEILDNADVIRFDASDMMPGAVGTGTFWSGMVDYVGGTDADTVLQNIEDSWPE; this is translated from the coding sequence ATGAAAACTTTCTTCTCTCAATTTCAGCTCAACTCCACAGCGAAATACCTTACGCCTCTTTTAGCTGGGTCAATGCTCCTCGCTAGTTGCCAACCCGCAGATCAAGCCGGTGGCGGTGGCGGAGAAAATGATCAACCCCAAGTGACAATTCTCGGCGTGATGATCGGCGAACAACAAGAAAAAGTTGAAGCCGCCCTTGCCCCCTTTACCGAAGAAACGGGCATTGAAGTAGTTTATGAAGGCACAGATTCCTTCGCCACAACCCTACCGATCCGTGTGGATTCCGGTAGCCCACCAGACTTAGCCATGTTTCCCCAACCCGGTTTGATGGCAGATTTTGCCCGCGAAGGCATGATGATTCCCCTCACCGAATTTATGACCGAGGAAGAGCTAGCCGCCGCCTATGATCAGGCATGGATTGATTTGGGGACAGTGGACGGTGATGTCTACGGTGCTTGGTATCGTGCCTCTGTGAAAAGTTTGGTGTGGTACAACCCTGAGCAGTTCGACGCGAATGGTTATGAAGTGCCGATGTCATGGGACGAAATGCTGGCATTGAGTGACCAAATCGTATCCGAAGGAAAAACCCCTTGGTGTCTGGGTATGGAAAGTGGCGATGCAACGGGTTGGGTTGGTACGGACTGGGTAGAGGAAATTATGCTGCGAACAGCTTCCCCGGAAACCTATGACCAATGGATTAGCCACGAAATTCCGTTTAATGATCCGGCGGTGAAAAATGCCGTGGATAAATTCGGTGAGATTGCCCGCAATGAGGAGTATATTTACGGCGGCATGGTGGGTGCTTTGAGTACGCCTTTTGGGGATTCGATTCGGGGTTTATTTGGCGAAGAACCGAATTGTTACCTCCACAAACAGGGCAATTTTATCGCCGCATTTTTGCCGGAAGACATCGACACCGCTAGCGAAGTGGGAATTTTTCCTCTGCCGAGTATTGACCCTGCATATGGCTTGCCTGTGTTGGTTGCTGGAGATGTGTTTGGCATGTTTAACGACACCCCCGAAGCGCGACAGTTGATGGAATACCTCACCACAAAAATTCCCCACGAAGTTGCCGCAGAGCTGGGTGGTTATATTTCTCCCCGCAAGGATATTGACCCAGCCCTTTACCCTGATGATTTGACGCGGGTGCAGGCAGAAATTCTTGATAATGCCGATGTCATTCGGTTTGATGCGTCGGATATGATGCCCGGTGCGGTGGGAACTGGCACATTCTGGTCGGGCATGGTGGACTATGTCGGCGGCACGGATGCAGACACGGTTTTACAGAACATTGAAGACAGTTGGCCAGAGTAA
- the gghA gene encoding glucosylglycerol hydrolase, with translation MHISSQISLEQKETQKLLDWAAAIADSDESIFHKGQRLAMRLGTYYREDGLTEVGFWTPELAGEVIQTNRDIFLEVFTPLEPLDYRATQQKITCRRDCVELCQQGEFFWGVVAGMRPGTREEMGSLYWLRYCDRLQGQISIIRDVLAVSMPYGVFGPAELYDVDRLQRERKDLAYFEANSVAVGTAVKPENRLILAEPDSELPRVPAPLNILQIHIKTASPEGTLAGLAKVYQGISDKLEAGEGLTPAEQNYVGYDALQLLPIEPTIEYRLEGDNRHHEFFAIEPSESIETGKIESGLEVDIVLRKAKTQNWGYDVPILGSAATNPTILETLRPDELIDFIATLHNFSGGAIQVIYDLVYGHADNQALELINNQYVKGPNMYGQDLNHQLPQVRAILLELQRRRINSGADGIRIDGGQDFRFFNPLSGRVEQDDNYLLAMSDVIQEIGDRQRLLFTIFEDGRPWPEEGWEMSSTYRDLIELRPESYQWGPLIFAHNTPALKGFWDYKWNRITEVMFKGDRWITGCANHDTVRRGNQIDPETSDINWFLGENLTEVIQNAYDNPATTMWVYCFMPGLPMDFINALVRAPWGFFRNTDELYGVKVAAEEVGFLDWQITPALYAEPWAFKQLKALGFDDLDELKRFMKALNEALIFTDYDLAKTADICQKCIDKDGVCPVEPLEKIGENEHQKFLDALTVSKLKTIAMAFMEDGHEACRVSHYEGRVSAQLSNFNLLLRQYRREHSWLRENLQERDRFNRISEFDITVFYGLRTELVDPESDKIPEQIVMVAHMGGEPTTVTLADWLQLDLSQWRVAIATPGLELESTAEALRVFELRDGQGVILEAMPQGADSPTD, from the coding sequence GTGCATATTTCATCACAGATTTCACTCGAACAAAAGGAGACTCAAAAATTACTGGACTGGGCAGCGGCGATCGCCGATTCTGACGAAAGTATTTTTCATAAAGGCCAACGACTTGCAATGCGGTTGGGGACATATTACCGGGAAGATGGTTTAACGGAAGTTGGTTTTTGGACACCAGAGCTGGCGGGGGAAGTGATTCAAACGAACCGGGATATTTTCCTTGAGGTTTTTACGCCATTGGAACCCCTTGACTATCGCGCAACACAGCAAAAAATCACCTGCCGCCGAGATTGTGTTGAGCTGTGCCAACAGGGGGAGTTTTTCTGGGGGGTGGTTGCAGGGATGCGCCCCGGCACTCGTGAAGAAATGGGTTCTTTATATTGGCTCCGGTACTGCGATCGCCTCCAAGGTCAAATATCCATCATTCGAGATGTCTTAGCTGTTTCAATGCCCTATGGTGTTTTTGGGCCAGCGGAGCTCTACGATGTGGATCGACTACAGCGTGAACGGAAAGACCTTGCGTATTTTGAGGCCAACTCCGTTGCTGTTGGCACTGCTGTGAAGCCAGAAAATCGCCTAATTTTAGCTGAGCCTGATAGTGAGCTGCCCCGTGTGCCTGCGCCACTAAATATTCTACAAATTCACATTAAAACGGCTTCTCCTGAAGGAACTCTGGCGGGTTTGGCGAAGGTGTACCAGGGTATTTCTGACAAGCTGGAGGCTGGCGAAGGGTTGACCCCCGCTGAGCAAAACTATGTGGGCTATGACGCGCTGCAATTGCTGCCCATTGAGCCAACTATTGAATACCGCCTTGAGGGGGATAATCGTCACCATGAATTTTTTGCGATTGAACCGAGTGAGAGTATTGAAACGGGCAAGATTGAGTCGGGTTTAGAAGTCGATATTGTGCTGCGGAAAGCGAAAACCCAAAACTGGGGTTATGATGTGCCGATTCTTGGGTCGGCGGCGACAAATCCGACCATTCTGGAAACCCTGCGACCGGATGAGCTGATTGATTTTATCGCTACGCTCCACAATTTTTCGGGGGGAGCGATTCAGGTAATTTATGATCTTGTTTATGGCCATGCGGATAATCAGGCGTTGGAGCTGATCAATAATCAGTATGTCAAGGGGCCTAATATGTATGGGCAGGATCTAAACCACCAGTTGCCGCAGGTACGGGCGATTTTGCTGGAGTTGCAACGGCGACGCATTAATAGTGGTGCGGACGGGATTCGTATTGATGGGGGTCAAGATTTTCGCTTTTTTAACCCGTTATCGGGACGGGTAGAGCAGGATGATAATTATTTGTTGGCGATGAGTGATGTGATCCAAGAGATTGGCGATCGCCAACGGTTACTCTTTACGATCTTTGAAGATGGGCGACCTTGGCCAGAGGAGGGCTGGGAGATGTCTTCAACCTATCGCGATCTGATTGAGCTACGCCCGGAGTCCTACCAGTGGGGTCCCTTGATTTTTGCCCATAATACTCCTGCCCTTAAAGGTTTTTGGGATTATAAATGGAACCGCATTACTGAGGTGATGTTTAAAGGCGATCGCTGGATTACGGGTTGTGCGAACCACGACACCGTGCGCCGGGGCAATCAGATCGATCCAGAAACGAGCGATATTAATTGGTTCCTTGGGGAAAATCTCACAGAGGTTATCCAAAATGCCTACGATAATCCGGCCACAACGATGTGGGTATATTGCTTTATGCCCGGCTTGCCGATGGACTTTATCAATGCTTTGGTGCGAGCGCCATGGGGTTTTTTCCGTAATACCGATGAGCTTTATGGCGTTAAGGTGGCGGCAGAGGAAGTGGGTTTTCTCGATTGGCAAATTACTCCGGCACTTTACGCTGAGCCTTGGGCTTTTAAGCAACTAAAGGCTCTGGGTTTTGATGATTTGGATGAGCTGAAACGCTTTATGAAAGCCTTGAATGAGGCGTTGATTTTTACCGATTATGATTTGGCGAAAACGGCTGATATTTGCCAAAAATGTATTGATAAAGATGGTGTTTGTCCCGTAGAACCCCTCGAAAAAATTGGTGAGAATGAGCATCAAAAGTTTTTAGATGCACTCACTGTGTCGAAGCTAAAAACGATTGCCATGGCATTTATGGAGGATGGCCATGAAGCCTGTCGGGTGTCCCACTATGAAGGGCGGGTTAGTGCCCAGCTAAGTAACTTTAATCTTTTGTTGCGGCAATATCGTCGGGAACATTCTTGGTTACGGGAAAATCTGCAGGAGCGGGATCGTTTTAATCGCATTAGTGAGTTTGATATCACTGTTTTTTATGGTTTGCGCACAGAGCTTGTGGATCCTGAATCCGACAAAATTCCGGAGCAAATTGTGATGGTTGCCCATATGGGTGGCGAACCGACAACGGTGACCCTTGCTGACTGGCTCCAGTTGGATCTGAGTCAATGGCGCGTGGCGATCGCCACACCCGGCCTAGAGCTGGAGAGTACGGCTGAAGCTTTGCGAGTATTTGAGCTGAGGGATGGTCAAGGTGTGATTCTTGAAGCCATGCCCCAAGGGGCGGATAGTCCGACGGATTAA
- the gghA gene encoding glucosylglycerol hydrolase, whose product MTISPQLKLIIDQTQQLLTWAKNIEDNSTDVFAVAQHLTRKLGAHYRADGLTEFGFWVPDASREPFYLEVFTPLNAIDFRLANQEIQCRLDRVNLPRQGEFVWGVVAGLQAGDRHQSGAFYWLRQGEDDTPENIVRDIFADSLPYGIFAPAELYNMAKLQGDRRDLEYFQTNAVVKPPTNILQIHVGTASKEGTFEGLTHIYQKLSQKLANKQVLTTAEKNYVGFDAIELLPIEPTVEYLPEGELINQRFWQVMSASNRYLHIKLRKPDVKNWGYDDPIIGAAAVSPSQLGSLRPTEIVDFIATVHNFSQGAIQVIFDLVYGHLHNQALLLINARFCRGDNMYGQDTNQQHPMVRAILLELERRKINLGADGIRVDGGQDFQIKDERGRLDYDSGFLLAMGDVKQEIGGHCRKILAIYEDGRPWPNSGWELKATYRDLIEQKPDCFQWSPLIFEHNTPTLQGFWIQKWGDVSRTMWQGDRWITGYANHDTVRKGNQIDTRATRINEYFGETLPEILRNAYDNPATQLWIYGFSPGIPMDFLNALMHAPWGFFRNTDDHYGVKVAAEEIGFFYWQVTPELYQQPWAFRHLKEFGFRTLKQARHLLKTFEKAIATLDYDLEKIAEFCRAQLSPNYPRLSYLDVTQLKLIATAFVEDGHAVSQVHHYFNNLPRDRCNFNYALRQYRKNQPWLQQNLCFEQGDRFHHMSDDKRTVFYGMRTNPVTKERLAMVVHMAGAPMTVTLGSWLCLDLAQWHLAIATPGLDIVETTELERIKLRNGEGFIITTEPP is encoded by the coding sequence GTGACTATTTCCCCCCAACTTAAATTAATTATCGACCAAACCCAACAGCTATTAACTTGGGCAAAAAACATTGAGGACAACAGTACTGATGTGTTTGCAGTGGCGCAGCACCTTACCCGTAAATTAGGGGCTCACTATCGGGCTGACGGGCTAACGGAGTTTGGTTTTTGGGTGCCTGATGCGAGTCGGGAGCCATTTTATCTGGAGGTTTTTACACCGCTGAATGCCATTGATTTTCGCCTTGCAAATCAAGAGATCCAATGTCGTTTAGATCGGGTAAATCTTCCTCGCCAAGGGGAGTTTGTCTGGGGTGTTGTGGCGGGTTTACAGGCAGGCGATCGCCACCAATCAGGTGCTTTCTATTGGCTACGACAGGGAGAAGATGATACTCCTGAAAACATTGTGCGCGATATTTTTGCCGATTCATTACCCTACGGAATTTTTGCGCCAGCAGAACTTTACAATATGGCGAAATTGCAGGGCGATCGCCGTGACCTTGAATATTTTCAAACAAATGCCGTTGTAAAACCGCCGACAAATATTTTGCAAATTCATGTGGGCACAGCATCGAAAGAAGGCACCTTTGAGGGGTTGACCCACATTTACCAAAAGCTTTCCCAAAAACTGGCCAACAAACAAGTTTTAACCACCGCCGAAAAAAATTATGTGGGGTTTGACGCGATTGAACTATTGCCCATTGAGCCAACGGTGGAGTATTTGCCAGAAGGAGAACTGATCAATCAACGCTTTTGGCAGGTGATGTCGGCATCAAATCGCTATCTACACATTAAGCTCCGTAAGCCTGACGTTAAAAATTGGGGCTACGATGACCCCATTATCGGAGCCGCGGCGGTGAGTCCGTCCCAACTGGGTAGTTTGCGTCCGACAGAAATTGTCGATTTTATTGCCACTGTGCACAACTTTTCCCAAGGTGCTATTCAAGTCATTTTTGACCTCGTGTATGGCCATCTCCATAACCAGGCTCTACTTCTGATTAATGCGCGATTTTGCCGTGGCGATAATATGTATGGTCAGGATACCAATCAGCAGCATCCCATGGTGCGGGCTATTTTACTGGAATTGGAGCGCCGTAAAATTAATCTCGGTGCCGATGGGATTCGCGTGGATGGCGGGCAGGATTTTCAAATTAAAGATGAGCGAGGCCGTCTCGACTATGACTCTGGTTTTCTCCTCGCCATGGGTGATGTAAAGCAGGAAATCGGCGGACATTGCCGCAAAATTTTAGCGATTTACGAAGACGGCCGACCTTGGCCTAACTCTGGTTGGGAATTGAAGGCAACCTATCGCGATCTAATCGAGCAAAAACCGGATTGCTTTCAGTGGAGTCCGCTAATTTTTGAACATAATACGCCGACATTACAGGGCTTTTGGATACAAAAATGGGGGGATGTTTCCCGCACGATGTGGCAAGGCGATCGCTGGATTACGGGCTATGCCAATCACGATACGGTGCGCAAGGGCAACCAAATTGATACGAGGGCGACGCGTATTAATGAGTATTTTGGGGAAACTTTACCGGAGATTTTACGAAATGCCTATGACAATCCTGCGACCCAGTTGTGGATTTATGGCTTTAGTCCGGGTATTCCCATGGACTTTCTTAATGCCCTAATGCATGCGCCTTGGGGTTTTTTCCGTAATACGGATGATCACTATGGGGTGAAGGTGGCGGCGGAGGAAATTGGTTTTTTTTACTGGCAAGTGACACCGGAACTGTACCAGCAGCCCTGGGCGTTTCGTCATTTAAAAGAGTTTGGGTTTCGCACCCTGAAGCAAGCCCGCCACTTACTTAAAACCTTTGAAAAGGCGATCGCCACTTTAGACTACGACCTCGAAAAAATTGCCGAGTTTTGTCGGGCGCAATTATCCCCGAATTACCCGCGCCTCAGTTATCTCGATGTGACGCAGCTAAAACTCATTGCCACAGCCTTTGTGGAGGATGGCCACGCTGTTTCCCAAGTGCACCATTATTTCAACAATTTACCCCGCGATCGCTGCAATTTTAACTACGCACTGCGGCAATATCGCAAAAATCAGCCTTGGCTACAGCAAAATCTCTGCTTTGAGCAGGGTGATCGCTTTCACCATATGTCCGATGATAAACGCACGGTTTTCTATGGAATGCGTACAAATCCGGTGACCAAAGAGCGTTTGGCTATGGTTGTCCATATGGCTGGTGCACCCATGACTGTCACCCTAGGGTCGTGGCTCTGTCTTGATCTCGCCCAATGGCACTTGGCGATCGCCACCCCGGGTTTGGATATTGTGGAGACTACCGAGCTAGAGCGCATCAAACTGCGTAATGGTGAAGGTTTTATCATTACGACGGAACCACCCTAG
- the stpA gene encoding glucosylglycerol 3-phosphatase, giving the protein MIFSPLHEQSYSLNHEAFIKTLATTENLLIIQDLDGVCMGLVKDPLTRKISPDYIRATQQFDSHFFVLTNGEHEGRRGVNRIVEKAFSNGDQVSYLPGLAAGGVQWQTRNGEISHPGVTQAELTFLASVPMFIEQSLATFFEEHSDYFAESKRKMLVQAAVLDNLVSPTANLNVLAEHLQDNLDIYLQLQKAIAALMDDLLDKAKAQDLDNSFFVHYAPNLGRDDNGKEIVRFATASDSGTTDFQFMLRGAVKEAGVPVLLNHYYHQRTGSYPLGAEFNARQAPQENSALLQLIKDNFDPALMPLIIGVGDTITSQIELDTIRRGGSDRLFLQLIQDIGAWAKSSNLVTYIDSSQGELKNRIPLTLDEINGEMKVVTGVTDPADPLQINIAFPGGFQQYTAAFQEAANLRTQAKH; this is encoded by the coding sequence ATGATTTTCTCGCCGCTCCATGAGCAATCCTACTCCCTTAACCATGAGGCGTTTATTAAAACCCTCGCCACCACCGAAAATTTACTAATCATCCAAGACCTCGATGGCGTTTGTATGGGTTTAGTGAAAGATCCCCTCACCCGCAAAATTAGCCCCGACTATATCCGTGCGACCCAGCAATTTGACAGCCATTTTTTCGTGCTAACCAATGGTGAACACGAAGGACGACGGGGCGTTAACCGTATCGTTGAAAAAGCTTTTAGTAATGGTGATCAAGTTTCCTATTTACCCGGTTTAGCGGCAGGTGGTGTCCAGTGGCAAACCCGTAACGGCGAAATTTCCCATCCCGGTGTCACCCAAGCCGAACTTACGTTTTTGGCTTCGGTGCCGATGTTTATCGAGCAAAGTTTAGCCACTTTTTTTGAAGAGCATTCAGACTATTTCGCCGAGTCAAAACGCAAGATGCTCGTTCAGGCGGCAGTACTTGATAACCTTGTTTCTCCCACGGCAAATCTCAATGTTTTAGCAGAACATTTGCAGGACAATCTCGATATTTACCTGCAACTCCAAAAGGCGATCGCCGCCCTGATGGATGACCTTTTAGACAAAGCCAAAGCACAAGACTTAGACAATAGCTTTTTCGTCCATTACGCCCCAAACCTAGGGCGGGACGACAACGGCAAAGAAATTGTGCGGTTTGCCACAGCTAGCGATTCCGGTACAACAGATTTCCAGTTTATGTTGCGCGGCGCGGTCAAAGAAGCAGGTGTGCCAGTGTTGCTCAACCATTATTATCATCAGCGTACGGGCAGCTATCCCCTCGGTGCCGAGTTTAACGCTCGCCAAGCCCCCCAAGAAAATAGCGCGTTATTGCAACTCATAAAAGATAATTTCGACCCAGCTTTGATGCCCCTAATCATTGGCGTGGGCGATACCATCACCAGCCAAATCGAACTCGATACTATCCGTCGCGGCGGTAGCGATCGCCTATTTTTGCAACTAATCCAAGACATAGGCGCATGGGCAAAGAGCAGTAATCTTGTCACATACATCGACAGTTCCCAAGGCGAACTAAAAAACCGAATCCCCCTGACCCTCGATGAAATTAACGGCGAAATGAAAGTCGTAACAGGCGTAACCGATCCCGCCGATCCCCTACAGATCAACATCGCATTCCCCGGTGGCTTCCAGCAATACACCGCCGCTTTCCAAGAAGCCGCTAATTTACGCACCCAAGCGAAGCACTGA